The proteins below come from a single Cervus canadensis isolate Bull #8, Minnesota chromosome 2, ASM1932006v1, whole genome shotgun sequence genomic window:
- the P3H1 gene encoding prolyl 3-hydroxylase 1 isoform X2, which yields MAARALRLLTTLLAVAATASQAEAESEAGWDLTAPDLLFAEGTAAYARGDWAGVVLSMERALRSRAALRALRLRCRTRCAADLPWEVDPDSPPSLAQASGASALHDLRFFGGLLRRAACLRRCLGPSTAHSLSEELELEFRKRSPYNYLQVAYFKINKLEKAVAAAHTFFVGNPEHMEMRQNLDYYQTMSGVKEADFKDLEAKPHMHEFRLGVRLYSEEQPQEAVPHLEAALREYFVADEECRALCEGPYDYDGYNYLEYNADLFQAITDHYIQVLSCKQNCVTELASHPSREKPFEDFLPSHYNYLQFAYYNIGNYTQAIECAKTYLLFFPNDEVMSQNLAYYTAMLGEEQARSIGPRESAQEYRQRSLLEKELLFFAYDVFGIPFVDPDSWTPVEVIPKRLQEKQKSERETAARISQEIGNLMKEIETLVEEKTKESLDVSRMTREGGPLLYDGIRLTMNSKVLNGSQRVVMDGVISDEECQELQRLTNAAATLGDGYRGQTSPHTPSEKFYGVTVFKALKLGQEGKVPLQSAHLYYNVTEKVRRIMESYFRLDTPLYFSYSHLVCRTAIEEAQAERKDGSHPVHVDNCILNAEALVCIKEPPAYTFRDFSAILYLNGDFDGGNFYFTELDAKTVTAEVQPQCGRAVGFSSGTENPHGVKAVTRGQRCAIALWFTLDARHSERDRVQADDLVKMLFSPEEMDLPHEQPQEAQEGTPKPLQDRLHGATALGVDMAGWPTPLWA from the exons ATGGCGGCACGCGCGTTAAGGCTGCTGACCACATTGCTGGCGGTCGCCGCCACTGCCTCCCAGGCTGAGGCCGAGTCCGAGGCGGGATGGGACCTGACGGCGCCTGATCTGCTGTTCGCGGAGGGGACGGCGGCCTATGCTCGCGGGGACTGGGCCGGTGTGGTTCTGAGCATGGAGCGGGCGCTGCGCTCGCGGGCCGCCCTGCGCGCTCTCCGCCTGCGCTGCCGCACCCGGTGTGCCGCTGACCTCCCCTGGGAGGTGGACCCAGACTCGCCCCCCAGCCTGGCGCAGGCTTCAGGTGCCTCCGCCCTGCACGACCTGCGGTTCTTCGGGGGTTTGCTGCGCCGCGCCGCTTGCCTGCGCCGCTGCCTCGGGCCGTCGACCGCCCACTCGCTCAGCGAGGAGCTGGAGTTGGAGTTCCGCAAGCGGAGCCCCTACAACTACCTGCAGGTCGCCTACTTCAAG ATAAACAAGTTGGAGAAAGCTGTAGCAGCAGCCCATACCTTCTTCGTGGGCAACCCTGAGCACATGGAGATGCGACAGAACCTGGACTATTACCAGACCATGTCTGGGGTGAAGGAGGCTGACTTCAAGGATCTTGAGGCCAAACCCcatatg CACGAGTTTCGGCTGGGAGTGCGCCTCTACTCCGAGGAGCAGCCGCAGGAAGCCGTGCCGCACCTGGAGGCGGCGCTGCGGGAGTACTTCGTGGCGGACGAGGAGTGCCGCGCGCTCTGCGAAGGGCCCTACGACTACGACGGCTACAACTACCTGGAGTACAACGCCGACCTCTTCCAGGCCATCACAG ATCATTACATCCAGGTCCTCAGCTGTAAGCAGAACTGTGTTACGGAGCTTGCTTCCCACCCAAGTCGAGAGAAGCCCTTTGAAGACTTCCTGCCATCTCATTATAATTATCTGCAGTTTGCCTACTATAACA tTGGGAATTACACACAGGCCATTGAATGTGCCAAGACTTATCTCCTCTTCTTCCCCAATGATGAGGTGATGAGCCAGAATCTGGCCTACTATACAGCCATGCTTGGAGAAGAGCAAGCCAGATCCATTGGCCCCCGTGAG AGTGCCCAGGAGTACCGCCAGCGGAGCCTGCTGGAGAAAGAACTGCTCTTCTTCGCTTATGatgtttttggaattccctttGTTGACCCG GATTCATGGACTCCAGTGGAGGTGATTCCTAAGAGACTGCAAGAGAAACAGAA GTCAGAACGGGAAACAGCCGCCCGCATCTCCCAGGAGATCGGGAACCTTATGAAGGAGATCGAGACCCTCGTGGAGGAGAAGACCAAGGAGTCACTGGACGTGAGCAGGATGACCCGGGAAG GTGGCCCCCTGCTGTATGACGGCATCAGACTCACCATGAACTCCAAAGTCCTGAATGGTTCCCAGCGGGTGGTGATGGACGGCGTCATCTCCGATGAGGAGTGCCAGGAGCTGCAGAGACTGACCAAT GCAGCAGCAACTTTAGGAGATGGCTACCGGGGTCAGACCTCCCCACACACCCCCAGCGAGAAGTTCTACGGTGTCACCGTCTTCAAGGCCCTCAAG ctggggcaggaagggaaggttCCTCTGCAGAGCGCCCACCTGTACTACAACGTGACCGAGAAGGTGCGCCGCATCATGGAGTCGTACTTCCGCCTGGACACCCCCCTCTACTTCTCCTACTCCCATCTGGTGTGTCGCACGGCCATTGAAG AGGCACAGGCTGAGAGGAAGGACGGGAGCCACCCCGTCCATGTGGACAACTGTATCCTGAACGCCGAGGCCCTCGTGTGCATCAAGGAGCCCCCAGCCTACACCTTCCGGGACTTCAG TGCCATTCTTTATCTGAACGGAGACTTCGATGGAGGAAACTTTTATTTCACTGAACTAGATGCCAAGACCGTGACG GCAGAGGTGCAGCCCCAGTGTGGAAGGGCCGTGGGATTCTCTTCTGGCACCGAAAACCCACATGGAGTAAAGGCCGTCACCAGAGGGCAGCGCTGTGCCATCGCCCTCTGGTTCACTTTGGATGCTCGACACAGCGAGAGG GACCGGGTGCAGGCGGATGACCTGGTAAAGATGCTCTTTAGCCCAGAAGAGATGGACCTCCCCCACGAGCAGCCCCAAGAAGCCCAGGAGGGGACCCCCAAGCCCCTACAGGA CCGTCTGCATGGTGCTACTGCTCTTGGAGTGGACATGGCGGGATGGCCCACTCCCCTCTGGGCCTGA
- the P3H1 gene encoding prolyl 3-hydroxylase 1 isoform X1, whose translation MAARALRLLTTLLAVAATASQAEAESEAGWDLTAPDLLFAEGTAAYARGDWAGVVLSMERALRSRAALRALRLRCRTRCAADLPWEVDPDSPPSLAQASGASALHDLRFFGGLLRRAACLRRCLGPSTAHSLSEELELEFRKRSPYNYLQVAYFKINKLEKAVAAAHTFFVGNPEHMEMRQNLDYYQTMSGVKEADFKDLEAKPHMHEFRLGVRLYSEEQPQEAVPHLEAALREYFVADEECRALCEGPYDYDGYNYLEYNADLFQAITDHYIQVLSCKQNCVTELASHPSREKPFEDFLPSHYNYLQFAYYNIGNYTQAIECAKTYLLFFPNDEVMSQNLAYYTAMLGEEQARSIGPRESAQEYRQRSLLEKELLFFAYDVFGIPFVDPDSWTPVEVIPKRLQEKQKSERETAARISQEIGNLMKEIETLVEEKTKESLDVSRMTREGGPLLYDGIRLTMNSKVLNGSQRVVMDGVISDEECQELQRLTNAAATLGDGYRGQTSPHTPSEKFYGVTVFKALKLGQEGKVPLQSAHLYYNVTEKVRRIMESYFRLDTPLYFSYSHLVCRTAIEEAQAERKDGSHPVHVDNCILNAEALVCIKEPPAYTFRDFSAILYLNGDFDGGNFYFTELDAKTVTAEVQPQCGRAVGFSSGTENPHGVKAVTRGQRCAIALWFTLDARHSERDRVQADDLVKMLFSPEEMDLPHEQPQEAQEGTPKPLQEPVSSSESGPKDEL comes from the exons ATGGCGGCACGCGCGTTAAGGCTGCTGACCACATTGCTGGCGGTCGCCGCCACTGCCTCCCAGGCTGAGGCCGAGTCCGAGGCGGGATGGGACCTGACGGCGCCTGATCTGCTGTTCGCGGAGGGGACGGCGGCCTATGCTCGCGGGGACTGGGCCGGTGTGGTTCTGAGCATGGAGCGGGCGCTGCGCTCGCGGGCCGCCCTGCGCGCTCTCCGCCTGCGCTGCCGCACCCGGTGTGCCGCTGACCTCCCCTGGGAGGTGGACCCAGACTCGCCCCCCAGCCTGGCGCAGGCTTCAGGTGCCTCCGCCCTGCACGACCTGCGGTTCTTCGGGGGTTTGCTGCGCCGCGCCGCTTGCCTGCGCCGCTGCCTCGGGCCGTCGACCGCCCACTCGCTCAGCGAGGAGCTGGAGTTGGAGTTCCGCAAGCGGAGCCCCTACAACTACCTGCAGGTCGCCTACTTCAAG ATAAACAAGTTGGAGAAAGCTGTAGCAGCAGCCCATACCTTCTTCGTGGGCAACCCTGAGCACATGGAGATGCGACAGAACCTGGACTATTACCAGACCATGTCTGGGGTGAAGGAGGCTGACTTCAAGGATCTTGAGGCCAAACCCcatatg CACGAGTTTCGGCTGGGAGTGCGCCTCTACTCCGAGGAGCAGCCGCAGGAAGCCGTGCCGCACCTGGAGGCGGCGCTGCGGGAGTACTTCGTGGCGGACGAGGAGTGCCGCGCGCTCTGCGAAGGGCCCTACGACTACGACGGCTACAACTACCTGGAGTACAACGCCGACCTCTTCCAGGCCATCACAG ATCATTACATCCAGGTCCTCAGCTGTAAGCAGAACTGTGTTACGGAGCTTGCTTCCCACCCAAGTCGAGAGAAGCCCTTTGAAGACTTCCTGCCATCTCATTATAATTATCTGCAGTTTGCCTACTATAACA tTGGGAATTACACACAGGCCATTGAATGTGCCAAGACTTATCTCCTCTTCTTCCCCAATGATGAGGTGATGAGCCAGAATCTGGCCTACTATACAGCCATGCTTGGAGAAGAGCAAGCCAGATCCATTGGCCCCCGTGAG AGTGCCCAGGAGTACCGCCAGCGGAGCCTGCTGGAGAAAGAACTGCTCTTCTTCGCTTATGatgtttttggaattccctttGTTGACCCG GATTCATGGACTCCAGTGGAGGTGATTCCTAAGAGACTGCAAGAGAAACAGAA GTCAGAACGGGAAACAGCCGCCCGCATCTCCCAGGAGATCGGGAACCTTATGAAGGAGATCGAGACCCTCGTGGAGGAGAAGACCAAGGAGTCACTGGACGTGAGCAGGATGACCCGGGAAG GTGGCCCCCTGCTGTATGACGGCATCAGACTCACCATGAACTCCAAAGTCCTGAATGGTTCCCAGCGGGTGGTGATGGACGGCGTCATCTCCGATGAGGAGTGCCAGGAGCTGCAGAGACTGACCAAT GCAGCAGCAACTTTAGGAGATGGCTACCGGGGTCAGACCTCCCCACACACCCCCAGCGAGAAGTTCTACGGTGTCACCGTCTTCAAGGCCCTCAAG ctggggcaggaagggaaggttCCTCTGCAGAGCGCCCACCTGTACTACAACGTGACCGAGAAGGTGCGCCGCATCATGGAGTCGTACTTCCGCCTGGACACCCCCCTCTACTTCTCCTACTCCCATCTGGTGTGTCGCACGGCCATTGAAG AGGCACAGGCTGAGAGGAAGGACGGGAGCCACCCCGTCCATGTGGACAACTGTATCCTGAACGCCGAGGCCCTCGTGTGCATCAAGGAGCCCCCAGCCTACACCTTCCGGGACTTCAG TGCCATTCTTTATCTGAACGGAGACTTCGATGGAGGAAACTTTTATTTCACTGAACTAGATGCCAAGACCGTGACG GCAGAGGTGCAGCCCCAGTGTGGAAGGGCCGTGGGATTCTCTTCTGGCACCGAAAACCCACATGGAGTAAAGGCCGTCACCAGAGGGCAGCGCTGTGCCATCGCCCTCTGGTTCACTTTGGATGCTCGACACAGCGAGAGG GACCGGGTGCAGGCGGATGACCTGGTAAAGATGCTCTTTAGCCCAGAAGAGATGGACCTCCCCCACGAGCAGCCCCAAGAAGCCCAGGAGGGGACCCCCAAGCCCCTACAGGAGCCCGTCTCCAGCAGTGAGTCAGGGCCCAAGGATGAGCTCTGA
- the CLDN19 gene encoding claudin-19: MANSGLQLLGYFLAMGGWVGIIASTALPQWKQSSYAGDAIITAVGLYEGLWMSCASQSTGQVQCKLYDSLLALEGHIQSARALMVVAVLLGFVAMVLSVVGMKCTRVGDSNPIAKGRVAIAGGALFLLAGLCTLTAVSWYATLVTQEFFNPSTPVNARYEFGPALFVGWAAAGLALLGGSFLCCTCPEPERANNSPQPYRPGPSAAAREPVVKLSASTKGPLGV, encoded by the exons ATGGCCAACTCCGGCCTTCAGCTCCTGGGCTACTTCCTGGCTATGGGTGGCTGGGTGGGCATCATCGCCAGCACAGCCCTGCCGCAGTGGAAGCAGTCCTCCTACGCGGGCGACGCCATCATCACCGCCGTGGGCCTCTACGAAGGACTCTGGATGTCCTGCGCCTCCCAGAGCACCGGTCAGGTGCAGTGCAAGCTTTATGACTCGCTGCTCGCCCTGGAAG GTCACATCCAGTCGGCGCGAGCCCTGATGGTGGTGGCTGTGCTCCTGGGCTTCGTGGCCATGGTCCTCAGTGTTGTCGGTATGAAGTGCACTCGGGTCGGAGACAGCAACCCCATCGCCAAGGGCCGTGTCGCCATCGCTGGGGGTGCCCTCTTCCTCCTGGCGG GCCTCTGCACTTTGACAGCCGTCTCGTGGTATGCCACCCTGGTGACCCAGGAGTTCTTCAACCCCAGCACACCTGTCAATGCCAG GTACGAGTTCGGCCCAGCCCTGTTCGTGGGCTGGGCGGCCGCCGGCCTGGCCCTGCTGGGCGGCTCCTTCCTCTGCTGCACGTGTCCGGAGCCCGAACGAGCCAACAACAGCCCGCAGCCCTACCGGCCGGGTCCCTCCGCGGCTGCCCGAGA ACCAGTTGTTAAATTGTCCGCCTCCACCAAGGGCCCCCTGGGTGTGTAA